A section of the Mycolicibacterium anyangense genome encodes:
- a CDS encoding sensor histidine kinase: MSTLGDLLAEHTVLPGSAVDHLHAVVGEWQLLADLSFADYLMWVRRDDGALVCVAQCRPNTAPTVLLKDAVGTVVADADLPFVIEAFTSGDIGSGGSDPSLREAGLNVEAVPVRCTDQVVAVLTHQTALAERRTSSPLEKAYLDCAGNLLHMLSEGTFPNVGDLAMSRSSPRVGDGFIRLDVDGVVAYASPNALSAYHRMGLTAELEGHNLMAITRPLMSDPFEAQELAEHVRDSLSGGSSMRMEVDAGGAAVLLRTLPLVVHGAAAGAAMLIRDVTEVKRRDRALLSKDATIREIHHRVKNNLQTVAALLRLQARRTNNEEGREALMESVRRVASIAQVHEALSMSVDEEVNLDEVIDRILPIMNDVARVDAPIRINRDGALGVLDADRATALVMVITELVQNAIEHAFDPSSKKGSVTIRAERSARWLDVVVHDDGRGLPEGFSLEKSDRLGLQIVRTLVSAELDGSLGMHDVPGGGTDVVLRVPIGRRSTARVPQ, translated from the coding sequence GTGTCGACCCTCGGTGACCTGCTCGCCGAGCACACGGTGCTGCCGGGCAGCGCCGTGGATCACCTGCATGCGGTGGTCGGCGAGTGGCAACTGCTGGCGGACCTGTCCTTCGCCGACTATCTGATGTGGGTGCGCCGCGACGACGGCGCGCTGGTGTGTGTGGCGCAGTGCCGGCCCAACACCGCCCCCACGGTGTTGCTGAAGGACGCGGTGGGCACCGTGGTGGCCGACGCCGACCTGCCGTTCGTGATCGAGGCGTTCACCTCCGGTGACATCGGCAGCGGCGGCTCCGACCCGTCGCTGCGTGAAGCCGGCCTGAATGTCGAGGCGGTTCCGGTGCGCTGCACCGATCAGGTGGTGGCGGTGCTGACCCACCAGACCGCGCTGGCCGAACGGCGGACGTCGTCCCCGCTGGAAAAGGCCTACCTGGATTGCGCAGGCAACCTGCTGCACATGCTGTCCGAAGGGACCTTCCCCAACGTCGGTGACCTGGCGATGTCACGGTCGAGTCCGCGGGTGGGCGACGGCTTCATCCGCCTCGACGTCGACGGGGTAGTGGCCTACGCCAGCCCCAACGCGCTGTCGGCCTACCACCGCATGGGTCTGACCGCGGAGCTGGAGGGCCACAACCTGATGGCCATCACCCGCCCGCTGATGTCCGACCCGTTCGAGGCGCAGGAACTGGCCGAGCACGTCCGCGATTCGCTGTCGGGCGGCTCGAGCATGCGCATGGAGGTCGACGCCGGCGGTGCGGCGGTGCTGCTACGGACGCTGCCACTGGTGGTTCACGGCGCCGCTGCGGGCGCAGCGATGCTCATCCGGGACGTCACCGAGGTCAAGCGCCGCGATCGCGCCCTGCTGTCCAAGGACGCCACGATCCGCGAGATCCACCACCGGGTGAAGAACAACCTGCAGACCGTCGCGGCCCTGCTGCGGCTGCAGGCGCGCCGCACCAACAACGAGGAGGGCCGCGAGGCCCTGATGGAGTCGGTGCGCCGGGTGGCCTCGATCGCGCAGGTCCACGAGGCCCTGTCGATGTCGGTGGACGAGGAGGTCAACCTCGACGAGGTGATCGACCGCATCCTGCCGATCATGAACGACGTGGCCCGGGTGGACGCGCCCATCCGGATCAACCGGGACGGGGCGCTGGGTGTCCTGGACGCCGACCGGGCCACCGCGCTGGTCATGGTGATCACCGAACTGGTGCAGAACGCCATCGAGCACGCCTTCGACCCGTCGTCGAAGAAGGGCAGTGTGACCATCCGGGCGGAGCGTTCGGCGCGGTGGCTCGACGTCGTGGTGCACGATGACGGACGCGGGCTGCCGGAGGGTTTCTCGCTGGAGAAGTCCGACCGCCTCGGGCTGCAGATCGTGCGGACGCTGGTCTCCGCGGAGCTCGACGGATCGCTGGGAATGCACGATGTTCCCGGCGGCGGAACTGATGTGGTGCTGCGAGTGCCGATAGGACGTCGATCAACTGCGCGCGTGCCGCAATAG
- a CDS encoding WhiB family transcriptional regulator: MDWRHKAVCRDEDPELFFPVGNSGPALAQIADAKLVCNRCPVTAECLTWALDSGQDAGVWGGMSEDERRALKRRNARTRARSGV, translated from the coding sequence ATGGATTGGCGGCATAAGGCGGTCTGTCGTGACGAGGATCCGGAACTGTTCTTCCCGGTCGGGAACAGCGGTCCGGCACTCGCACAGATCGCTGACGCGAAGCTTGTCTGCAACCGTTGTCCGGTCACGGCCGAGTGCCTGACCTGGGCTTTGGATTCCGGCCAGGATGCCGGCGTCTGGGGTGGCATGAGCGAGGACGAGCGCCGTGCGCTCAAGCGCCGCAACGCTCGTACCCGGGCCCGCAGCGGAGTCTGA